The Actinomadura graeca nucleotide sequence TCGACCAGCACTACACGCGGCCGGACGCCACGTCCCAGCCGATGGCGCAGCCGGACCACATGCGGCAGTTCTCCATGCCCGCGCCCGGGCCGCCCGCGCCGGAGCCGGCCACGCGGACCGACACCCCGCCGCCGACCCCGATGCCCACGCCGGCGCCCACGCCCGTGCCGGCCCCCGTCCACGCGCAGCCCAAGGACTTCGTCGGCCAGCTGCCCCCGGCGGCGCCGCCGCCCGTCCCGCCGCCCGCGCCGGGGCCCTACGACTCGCAGCAGTACGCGCAGCGCGACTACGGCCAGGGCGCCTACGACGGCGGGGGCCCTGGCGGGTACCCGCCGCCGTACGCCGCGCCCCCGCCCGGCTCGCTCCAGCGCGGGGGCGGGCCCTACGACCAGCGGGTCGAGGACGTCCGGCGGCAGGCCGAGCGGACGCGCGGCGAGCGCGACAAGGACGCCCGCAAGCCCTACGGCTGGTACCGGGTGCTCAGCTTCATCTTGCTGGTGGCGCTGCTCGGATTCGCCAACATCGCGCCGCTGCTCGCGGTCGGGTTCACCGTCGCCGGGGTGCTCGTGCTGCGGATGGCCGACAAGGCGGCCAAGGGCATGGAGGACAAGCGGACGCGCCGGGGGCCCCGCTCGGGCGACGTGGTCGCGGCGGCCTTCAAGACGCCGCTGCACCTGCCGGGCGCGGTGCTGATGACGGGCCTGCTGGCGGGGCTCAGCGCCCTCGCCGGGCTGGTCCTGCTCGGTGTGCTGATCTTCGCCAAGTCCGACATGACCGCCTCGCGGGCCATCGCCTACTCGGCCATGGCCGTGATCGGGCTGCTGTGCCTCGCTCCGGGCAGCGGCGCCCCCCGGCGGCAGATGGCCCGGATGTGGGGCGCGCTGCTCCCGCGCACCGGGGCCGCCCTCGCCGCCGTCCTCATCCTCGGGATCTTCGCCGCGATGCTGGCCGGGCTGTCGCAGAAGCAGCCGCCCGACACCACCCCGCTGGACGGGATGAGCCAGGACCTGGAAGGGCTGCGCAGCGACGTCCGCGACCTCGTGGACGGGCTCCCGGTCATCGGCTCGGGATCCTGACCCCGTACCGGCGCCGCGCGGTCCATGGCGGTGATCCGGCGCCCGGATCCGCCGTCCGTCGATAGGGTGGCGACCGATATGAGCGGTGAGACGAGCCACCAGGAGCACATCGGACCGTACCGTCTGCTGTCCCCGCTGGGCGGCGGCGCGGGGGCCGTCCACCGCGCGGCGGATCCGGACGGACGCGACGTGGCGATCCGGCTGCTCCCGCCCGGCACGGAACCCGACCTCGCGCGGATGCGCGCCGTGCGCAGCCCCTATGTGGTGGACGTGCTGGACGGCGAGCCCGCCGGGCCCGTCCCGTATGTCGTCTCCCGGTTCGTCCCCGGGCGGCCGCTGGACGAGCACGTCGCCGCGGAGGGGCCGGTGGGCGGCGCGGCGCTCCGCCGCATGGCGTTCGGGCTGGCCAAGGCCCTGGCCGCCCTCCACCGGCAAGGTCTCGCGCACGGCGCCCTCGGCCCCGGCACGGTCCTGGTCGTGGACGCCGCCCCCGTCGTCGTCGACTTCGGCCTGACCGGCGGGGACGCGCCGGCCGACGTGGCGGCCTGGGGCGCGGTCGTGGCGTTCGCCGCCGGGGGACCGGACGCGCCCGCCGGTGCCCTGCCCGCGGAGCTGCGGCCTCTCGTGGCCGCCGCCACCGATCCCGATCCGGGCGCCCGCCCGTCCGCGGCGGACCTGGCCGAGGCGGCGTCCGCGCTCGACCTGCCGCCCGTGCCCGGGACCTCGCGCCCGTCCGGCGCGCCCTCCTCCCGGCCCGCGCCCGTGGCTCCCGCGCCCGTGGCGCCGTCCGCCGTCCCGCCGGCCCCGGCCGTCGCCGACGCGTCGGGCACCGCCGCCGTGGCGCGCGGGCTGGCCGTGGCGCGGGGATGGGCGCGGCTGCTCGCCGCGATGGTCGTGGTGATCGCGGTGGGCGTCGCGGTGATGATGCCGATCGCCGGGCTGGCGCTGTCACTGGCCGCCGTCACGCTGCTGCGCGCCGCCGCCGCGACGAGCGTCCGGGGCTGGGCGTGGGCGCTCGGGCGGACGCTGCTGACCGTGCCGTACGCGGCGGCGTTCACCGTCGCGGTGCCGCTGGCGCTCGTCGCGGCGTCGGCGGTCGGCGGCGAGATCGACCCGCTGGGCGCCTGCGCGTTCGGCGCCGGTGCGGGCGCGGCCGTGCTGTGGACGGCGCCCGGCGTCAGCGGCCCGCGGCGCCAGATGGAGCGGATGGCCCTCGCCACGGCGCGGCATCCGCGCGGCATCGCGGCGGCGGGCGTGGTCCTCGGTGTGCTGGCGCTGCTCGCCATCGTCGGCGCCATGTCGCTGACGCCGAGCTTCGCGCCCA carries:
- a CDS encoding serine/threonine-protein kinase, whose amino-acid sequence is MKGVVTSGDRIGHYSVLQTLGEGGMGVVYLGADPEGRKVAIKVLRPQVAGDATARRRLAREVDSMRRVHSPHVAEILDADVTADQPYIVTQYVPGRTLEEIVEESGPIYGQALQRLGVGLASALSAIHGAGIVHRDMKPGNVMLVDGEPVVIDFGIAQGADATRLTATGMVIGTPGYLAPEIIEGEDAGPPSDVHAWAGTLAYAATGRPPFGSGTFESIFYKIMQGTPDLDGVPDAMLPVLRSAMARNPVERPKAVNLVQLTRRIHLEATITDQTRVDQHYTRPDATSQPMAQPDHMRQFSMPAPGPPAPEPATRTDTPPPTPMPTPAPTPVPAPVHAQPKDFVGQLPPAAPPPVPPPAPGPYDSQQYAQRDYGQGAYDGGGPGGYPPPYAAPPPGSLQRGGGPYDQRVEDVRRQAERTRGERDKDARKPYGWYRVLSFILLVALLGFANIAPLLAVGFTVAGVLVLRMADKAAKGMEDKRTRRGPRSGDVVAAAFKTPLHLPGAVLMTGLLAGLSALAGLVLLGVLIFAKSDMTASRAIAYSAMAVIGLLCLAPGSGAPRRQMARMWGALLPRTGAALAAVLILGIFAAMLAGLSQKQPPDTTPLDGMSQDLEGLRSDVRDLVDGLPVIGSGS